The following are encoded together in the Oncorhynchus masou masou isolate Uvic2021 chromosome 5, UVic_Omas_1.1, whole genome shotgun sequence genome:
- the LOC135525720 gene encoding DDB1- and CUL4-associated factor 15-like: MAPSSKSEKDGNKQTQRKHKEHVVKLLNRGKLSGQYSQRLFRKLPPRVCVPLKNIVSEEFLRAGHIFLGFTKCGRYVLSYTSDCGEDDDFSFYTYHLYWWEFNLHSRLKQVHHVRLFTGEDIYSDLYLTVCEWPNDHSKIVIFGFNTRSSSSVLMNLMMSDENNRDIYITIASMPPLRPCSQCCPPNTSTICTGSGECLEHGYMLSTSGAGGRIITDMYAAVRAFKTKLCLWENQMLQGNPCHFPCCQSIKAQISTAVFPCAQFAEKLSVLAAEFSRRFADFDAQKCKFELLSNPFAVDVENAPTNIQMELIELQCNDTLKSKYDAVGAAQFPRFIPDTMPQLRTQAAQMLSMFAALIYASNFSPR, encoded by the exons ATGGCGCCCAGCTCGAAATCAGAAAAGGACGGTAACAAACAAACGCAGAGAAAACACAAAGAACATGTCGTCAAGCTTCTGAACCGTGGAAAG TTGTCTGGCCAGTATTCTCAGCGCTTGTTCAGGAAACTACCACCGCGCGTCTGTGTTCCCCTGAAGAACATAGTCAGCGAGGAGTTCCTCAGAGCAGG ACACATCTTCCTGGGGTTCACTAAGTGTGGTCGTTACGTGCTGTCCTACACCAGTGACTGTGGAGAGGACGATGACTTCTCCTTCTACACCTATCACCTCTACTGGTGGGAGTtcaacctacacagcagactcAAACAG gTGCACCATGTGCGTCTGTTTACAGGTGAGGACATCTACAGTGATCTCTACCTGACAGTGTGTGAGTGGCCCAACGACCACTCCAAGATCGTCATCTTTGGCTTCAA tacTCGTAGCTCCAGCTCAGTGTTGATGAACCTGATGATGAGTGATGAGAACAACAGAGATATCTACATCACCATTGCCTCCATGCCTCCTCTCAGACCCTGCTCTCAATGCTGCCCTCCAAACACCTCTACCATATGCACAG gtagtggagagtgtctggaacatggctatatgttgagca CTTCAGGGGCGGGGGGGCGCATCATCACAGACATGTACGCTGCAGTGAGGGCCTTCAAAACTAAACTGTGCCTGTGGGAGAATCAGATGCTGCAAGGAAACCCTTGCCATTTTCCCTGCTGCCAATCCATAAAAGCGCAGATCTCTACCGCCGTGTTCCCATGCGCACAGTTTGCTGAAAAACTCAGTGTTCTCGCCGCTGAGTTTAGCCGGCGATTTGCCGACTTCGATGCCCAGAAATGCAAGTTTGAACTGCTTAGTAATCCCTTCGCAGTTGATGTGGAAAATGCACCAACCAACATCCAAATGGAGCTGATTGAACTCCAGTGCAACGACACGCTGAAGTCAAAGTATGATGCTGTGGGCGCCGCACAGTTTCCACGGTTCATCCCTGACACAATGCCTCAGCTCCGCACCCAAGCTGCTCAGATGCTCTCCATGTTCGCAGCACTTATCTATGCGAGCAACTTTTCTCCTCGATGA